The Streptomyces sp. ICC1 DNA window CGCGCCATGCCCAAGGGCACCGCCCTGCTCCTGTCCACCGGCATGCGCATCGCCCAGATCCAGCTCCGCCCCTGGTGCGAAGAGGAGAGCCTGGCGCACATCGGCCCTCAGAAGAAGGCCGAGGAAGCCGCCATCACCCAGCGCGCGGTCGCCGCCCACGAAACCCTGAAGGCAGCACGACGTGCCCGATAACCCCACCCAGACGCCCGCCGGCCTGTCCGAGGACGTCGAAGACCTCAAAGCCCAGCTACGCGCCCTCACCAACCAGGTCAACAAGCTCAGCCAGCCGCCGGCCACCGACGACAAGCAAGCCGAGGGCCAGGACGCGACGCAGGACGAGGCGGAGGAAGGGGAACAAGAGGGGTGGCAGTTTCCGCCGTTCATCCTGCTCCTCGACCCTGCCGAGTACGGGGCAGAACTACGGGCCCTGGCCGAATGGGTCGAAGGCCTCCTCGTCCCTGGCTACCTCGACGAAGCCTCAACCCACGCCCGATGGTGCCACCGATGGACCGAACACCCCATCGCCATCGCCCGCCTCCACGCACTCTCGCTGGCCTGGCAAGAACTCACAGACCCCGACACCTGCGGATACGCCGGCCCCAGCACCTGGCACCGCGACCACTACGACCCCAGCATTC harbors:
- a CDS encoding DUF4913 domain-containing protein translates to MPDNPTQTPAGLSEDVEDLKAQLRALTNQVNKLSQPPATDDKQAEGQDATQDEAEEGEQEGWQFPPFILLLDPAEYGAELRALAEWVEGLLVPGYLDEASTHARWCHRWTEHPIAIARLHALSLAWQELTDPDTCGYAGPSTWHRDHYDPSIRELRASTGPFQGCTKGEHRMPSLVPSTWRVDP